Proteins from one Podarcis raffonei isolate rPodRaf1 chromosome 1, rPodRaf1.pri, whole genome shotgun sequence genomic window:
- the IMMP1L gene encoding mitochondrial inner membrane protease subunit 1 isoform X1, with protein MLQDVIRKTLRLLGYTIQYGCIAHCAFEYIGGIVVCSGPSMEPTIQNSDIVFSENLSLQFYNIQKGDIIIAKNPSDPKSNICKRVIGLEGDKVCTSSPSDFLKTHSYVPKGHVWLEGDNLRNSTDSRCYGPVPYGLIKGRICLKLWPPTDFGFLRASPNSHRIWND; from the exons ATGTTGCAAGATGTCATTAGAAAGACTCTTCGACTTCTTGGATATACTATTCAGTATGGGTGCATAGCACATTGTGCCTTTGAATACATTGGAGGAATTGTTGTG tgTTCAGGACCTTCAATGGAGCCTACCATTCAAAATTCTGATATTGTGTTTTCTGAGAACCTTAGCCTCCAGTTTTATAACATTCAGAA AGGTGATATCATCATTGCGAAAAACCCAAGTGACCCCAAATCTAACATATGTAAAAGAGTAATTGGCTTGGAAGGAGATAAAGTCTGTACAAGCAGCCCTTCAGATTTTCTTAAGACCCACAGTTAC GTACCTAAAGGACATGTTTGGTTAGAAGGTGATAATCTCAGGAATTCTACAGATTCCAGGTGTTACGGTCCTGTTCCATATGGGTTGATAAAAGGACGCATTTGCTTGAAG cTCTGGCCTCCGACTGATTTTGGATTCCTACGTGCAAGTCCCAACAGTCACAGAATTTGGAATGACTAA
- the IMMP1L gene encoding mitochondrial inner membrane protease subunit 1 isoform X2: MLQDVIRKTLRLLGYTIQYGCIAHCAFEYIGGIVVCSGPSMEPTIQNSDIVFSENLSLQFYNIQKGDIIIAKNPSDPKSNICKRVIGLEGDKVCTSSPSDFLKTHSYILRQGSTSSTGLPFSLPVTFYQAIIVILKSIFFQVIHFPIHKKIRRALLDQTIPIPIRSPQTTHSMHD; this comes from the exons ATGTTGCAAGATGTCATTAGAAAGACTCTTCGACTTCTTGGATATACTATTCAGTATGGGTGCATAGCACATTGTGCCTTTGAATACATTGGAGGAATTGTTGTG tgTTCAGGACCTTCAATGGAGCCTACCATTCAAAATTCTGATATTGTGTTTTCTGAGAACCTTAGCCTCCAGTTTTATAACATTCAGAA AGGTGATATCATCATTGCGAAAAACCCAAGTGACCCCAAATCTAACATATGTAAAAGAGTAATTGGCTTGGAAGGAGATAAAGTCTGTACAAGCAGCCCTTCAGATTTTCTTAAGACCCACAGTTAC ATATTGAGACAAGGGAGCACCAGTTCTACAGGTCTCCCCTTCAGCCTGCCTGTAACTTTTTACCAGgcaattattgttattttaaaatcaattttcttTCAAGTCATACATTTCCCAatacataagaaaataagaagagccctgctggatcagactataCCTATACCTATAAGAAGCCCGCAAACAACTCATTCAATGCATGATTGA